In Zonotrichia albicollis isolate bZonAlb1 chromosome 5, bZonAlb1.hap1, whole genome shotgun sequence, the genomic window AACCTTTGTTATTCCATGCTTTTATTCTCTGAGAGCACACTCAGCAGTCTGAGAGCTTCTGATTTAAGCTCACCTGTGCATTTCTGCTTAagcatcactttttttttaaatccaccCATCAAAGAGGGCAGGCCTATCTTTTCCCAAAATGGACAGTGAAGTCTTGGAAATAAGCCAGGAGAACAGAGAAAAGATAAATCTATTCAGATAATACCACAGGCTTTGCTTTTCTACACCAACAGCTAACTCACATTCAAATTTTGGGTCGCAAACACCACACAACCACTGGAATGCCTCATAACATCCCTTACATGTGTAATTCCTAAGCAATAAAGATATCCCAGTGCACTGGCATTGCTTTTCCCACTTGCAACATGCAAAGTCTTTTAAGTCAGTGTGAAACCTTCCTATACACACctcaaagggaatttttggatCAAACTCTGAGCAAAGCACCCCACACACAACCAAAAATAATCAGCGTGGCCTGGCAGGAATTGGTCACCCTGACTGACAGCAGCCAAATGCTTCTGATGGGAGCTAAAAGAACTCCCATGCAGCCAGATCCCAGTAAGCTCTTGGAAAAAGGAGGCCTGCCTCCAGTAGCAGGAATGATTTAAACCTTTCCAGATCTGGACCAGCTCATCCCTGTGGTAAACAGCCAATCCTTTCTGGGACCATCTTACATTTCGGGGTGCAGCTTTACGAACAAGTGTTCAGCAacagaaccccccaaaaaaaaaccacttcagGAGAAATTCCAGGCAATTCCAAGgcctgcacaggagggaagGCCGGGAGCGCCACCTCCTGGAAAGAAAGCGGAAAACAGCGGCAAAGAGCCGGGTCTGCAGCTGGTATTCCAGAAAACATGGGAGCAAGGTGAATGCTCGCTCCCCTCACAAAACACGGCCGGTTCTTCCTTGGGGGAAAACACTTGCTGGGTTCTGACAACAGGCTCCTGCTCCTGACAACCTTACACCCAATTTAGACATGAAATACACaagctgcatttattttttgttctcaCAGAGCATGATTTGAGTGACACTTCACATCTGCTTCCCCAGCTGGAGCGCCAGGCCCACACGGAGAAGACGTCAGGTACTAACGGATTCCTGGACAGGTTTTTGCTGATCCTCATCAGCTGcatcttcttcctctttctcctctgctTTCTCCACCTGAGGTAGGATTCCATCGAGGTTCAGCAGCAAGCCTTCACTGGTGGAGGATCTGATAACCAGCCTCTGCACAATGGGATCTAGGAACACAAGGGGCACCACCCAACTGGTCACTCCACCCCTTGCCATCAAGGCAGTGAAAGAACACCACCAGAATCAGGCTTGACACTCCAAATCAGCAGAAAAGCTAATCCTCACTAAAATGGGCTGATGTACATTgatttaaattcattttaaaaaataatcaaaacaaagCATTCCTTTCTCCACCTACTTTATATTTCAAGTCAGGTAACCCCttatagtttttatttgggcTTCTCAAGGCACGTGTACTTGGCTTTTGATGGTCTGGTCTCTGCAGCTACTCTGAGCAGCATCACTGGGAGAGAAGCAAGATCATTCTTCTAGCAGACATTAAGCAAGTATCGAcacaaaaaaatgggattttggctTACACAAATCTCCTCGCCTAAAATTATTTCAGGAATCACCATTTCCTGTCCAGCTAAGCAGATGCCCTCTGCTTAAAGGTGACTTGATTATTCCTTTGGCTaagaaattcaaattaaaaaaaaaaaaaaaaaggaaagaaagaatcaACTTTCCCTTGGAGGAGCAGGAATTTTAGAGATACTTGGAGAGCAGCAAGGTAACTGCACGACTCCCCAGTAAAGAACACCCATCTCCCACTTGGGTTTGCTGCAGCCTGAACAAACCTTACCAAAATTGGATGGCTTGAAGGTGCAGATATCCTGGATAATTGTTTTCAGGTTGGCAATGATGTGCTCAGTGGGCATATCCAGCTGCAAAAGGACAGTGCCGAGTTAGTCATGGTGATGATGCCTGGAGCCCAGGAGAATGGATCTGACAGCACTGCTGTTGATGCTTATTCTACGTTTGGATAGGTTTCCTTTCTGTGAAGGAGTGAAAAATCCCATCAACAGCCTTATCCAAATGCTGATTTGCTCACTCTTCTCCCTAGTTTCACTCAGGACACGAAATTCCCAGGGCTTTGTAACAACATGGAGCTTCAAGGGCTGAAAACTCTTAAAAAACAACTCTTAAAAAACAACTCTTAAAAAACCAACATATACACAAGTGCTTTTGCAAAAACCTCACTAAAATGAAGGAGCTGTCAAAGGCCACAAAATGCATCAGCACCTAGAACTGGAGGCATCAGGAGCTTGAACAGAATGAAATCCATCAAAAGAACCAACTCATCAGCTCCATGATGAAGACAGGTCATGCTCAGAGGGTTCTAAGCACTCCAAAATAGTTCCCAAATGAAGATGCCAGCTTCCCACAGTAAATCCTTTAGTTCCCTTCTTATTTCTTAACTAAGTCAGACTCCTCCAACAGCAAGGTCAAGAATTCCAGCTACACACAAAACTACAGACAAGGAAGCCCCTGGAATGCCCatgcacagctcagagcagctacTGAGAATTTATAAACTCATCTgtctccagcactgccaggcaaAGCTCCAGGCACCTCCTACCcttcctgcctgtgccagcctcaGTTAGAGGAACACCAAACATCAGGCAGGATTACAAAGATGCAaaccagaaggaaaacaaaaaaacccaccagagCTTAGGGCagagaaaatgaataaataagccaaaattattttctgtttcaagtAACACAAACAGTTCTTGCTTCCTACTCCAATCCAGAACTACAGTTATCAAAATTAGAAttctttaattattttgttAAAGCAAAGACTTTTTGACTCTTCTGCATATTGACCATGGACTTACAAACCCATAGTTTATTccttaccaaaaaaaaccccaaaaaaaaccaaaaaaaaaacaaaaccaaaaaaccaaaaagtttAAAGccagctgaagatgcctcacaacaaaaagttttattttctccAGAGGTTAGTGAAAAAGTGGTCAAAAACTTTGAGAGAGAGGTTGAAgagatgtttttttcccctctttgaaTACTACAGTTCTGCTCAGGGCAGCAAATGTAAGAGCTCTGCACGCAACTTACTCTGGCTATCCTTGTCTTGATGACGCTCTCGTCCTCCACCGAGTACTCGTGACATTCCCTGAAGAACTGCACCATTCTGGGAATGTcactgcccagggaatctgttcagaaacaaaacaaaagaagctGTCTGAGCAACGCTTATTGGCACAGAAGGGTGTGGCACCAGGAAAGAGATCATTCAATCTGTTCATTAAAGCAAACACCAGTGCAAAACACAGTTTCACAGAGAGGACAATGGTGCCCTCACTGAGATCACAGAAACAGTCTCCCTgttccctccttcccctctcAGCAGGATCAATAAGCATAAGGGCACCTAGCAGCCAAATGCATCTGGGCTCTTATCCCAGGTTTGCCTGTTGCAGGAAAAAAGGGATCCCTAAAGTTCCCTTGACTAAGGCAAGTGGTGCAGCCACAACCTAACTTCCAAAGTAACCCCACATGCTGACAAAAACCATTCCaggggcacccccagggctccagctccctcaggaactGCTAAAAGCTGCAAGCAAGAACTGCTCCTTACTTCTCTTGGTGCTGGGGTACTTCTTCTTCAGCTTGTTCCTCAGGGGGATTAACTTGGGGATGATGGCAGGGACAGCCACGTAGAAATCAGCCTGGATTTCATCCTCCAGGATCTGCAACAAGCACAATTCCACTCCTTGCATTCAAGCTGGTTTATAAAAGGGTCCAAGCACAGAAACACATCTCTGtgcctgctgcctcccagccagAGCTCACTGGACATCAGGCTTCCTCCCCTCCTGGCTCCAATTTCAATTAGGATTTTTATGTAATTCTTTAAGAAAAATACACACCCATTTGACTAATTCAACTCCTCCCACGATGGCAGCCCCGTGCTCTCGAGCTACCTCAGCTTCCTGCTCATTCTGttgagagaaaaaaggaattaaaaataaaaacagctgCACTGCCAATtagctgccagcagagctcagggagaGAATTCCAAACAATTCAGTCCAAAGAGCCACCAAATAAACCCATGGCACCCCTCTGGGATCATCCCACAGAGAAAAAATGATTCATTGGCAAAGGACAGCTGCAAGAGTGTGCTGGACACCAAAACCCATGGAAATGAAGGAATTCTGCCTCACCCACCTCTGTGAGCACAAAACCCCATGAAAATGAAGGAATTCTGGCTCACCCACCTCTGTGAGCACAAAACCCCATGAAAATGAAGGAATTCTGGCTCACCCACCTCTGTGAACACCAAGACCTTGTTCACCTCATCCGTAAAGCGATGGGGGAGAGCGACACCGCTGGAAAAAGGATCCACTTTTTTCTggcaaaggaataaaaaaaaaattaaagcaaacaaacagaaattagGACTTGAGTGTAAATTACATCACCACAGGGAGTTGGTCCCCTAAAAACGAACAACAGAAAATGCAAACCAGGTGAGGGACTGCCCTCAGTCTGAGCAGCCCCAAAGCCTTCAGGAGTGCCAGAACTGCCTCCCCACCTTCTTCTGCAGCGCCATGTCCAGGAAGACGTTGATGTACACAAACTGCTTGGGGTGGgtgaagtccagctcctggaacCTCTTGAGCATGCCCACGGCCTGCTCCAGCCCATAGGAGGGTCTCCTGTAGAGCCACGTCAGGTACACGTCGTCCACGGGCTTGCTCATCAGCGGCCGCCTCCGAGGGAGGGGCTTCTCCTTGGCCGCCTCCTTCGCCTTCTCCTGCCGGCTCCTCTTGGCATCTTTTTTGGCAGCTctaagaccaaaaaaaaaaaaccccaggcacATTGTGAGGTCATCAGTTAACGTATTTTCACAGCACTCTGATTTTATAAAGCAAGgttttctcctccctctcccgTGGCATTTTGCATTCAGTTGAACACCCAATTCTCATTTTCCTCCCTGTTTTCAGAGGGTATCCAGGCAAGGAaagtaatattaaaataataactgGACCCTCCATCCCTCTGTAAAGAGTCTGCAGCACTTGAGAACACTTCATTCTCCTGTCTACTCTTGCTTTTCCCAGCCACGCTGTTATTACAGAGACGGCAAATTAAACAATGAAAATCCAATTAAAAGACGGGAAGGGTTTCCAACAGACTCCAGAAGCTCACCAGCTTTCACTCTGACATGCGACCCTGCTACATCCCGCAAAAGCACAGCCCAACACCACAGCCTCAAGCTTTCCCTGTGccatcagcacagaaaacattcccTGCGAGTGCAGGCGGTTCTCCGGGAGCCTCTGAAGGTCAGCCGGCTGTCGGAGCAGCCCTGCGGAcaccaaaccccccaaacaccccccaaCACCTCCCGGGACGCCGGACCCGCACTCACTTTGCTGCGGCCGCGTAGGGCCGGGCGGTGGCGGGGCTCACCGCGGCGGGGACGGCGAAGCGCTGCTGCAGCCCGGGGAGGACCCAGCCGCACCGCGGGGCCAGCGCTGCGGGGAGAGAGCAAACACCGCCTCAGCCACGCGCCGCGGCCCCCGCACCCCCGACTCGCCCGGACAGgcccccctgcagcccctcagggcCGCGGCAGAGCGGGGCAGCGCCCGCGGCACCCTCAGCGCGGCCCCCTCACCTCGCCACAGGCAGCAGGCGCTGGGCGCCGCCATTTTGCCGAGCCGCCCTGGTGCACCACCGGAACCGTTCCCTGCGGAACTCGTTCCCCGGGACCGAGAAGAAGCGTTCCGGCGGCCCGCAGACCCGGGCCCTTTAGCGGTGTGCCACCTAGCGCCGTCCCCCCCCAACCCGCCGCGCCCGGGCCTATCGTTCCGCGGGTGCGCGAGTTCCGCTGCCCCGAGAGAGGAGACCATTACCCAGGGCTGGTCAAAAGTCCTCCAGCTCGCTTCTTCAGTGGCCTCAGAGGGGCCTCAGGGCGAACCCAGGTTGTTTCGTAGCGCTGCAGGCCTAACTGGTCCCCCTTCCCTGAAGCAACATGGTGGCGGCTCCTGAGGGCAGTCAGAGCCGCGGCCCTCAGCCACGGGAGCGTTGACACCTGTTCAGCCACGGCTGTGTGCGAGAACATTGCCTGCTGCAAGACACGTGTAATTCCAAAAAAAGATTTTGTGGCTGCCATCGCACCCCTACTCCCTTGTGGGGTGGGTGGGAAAAGAGATACCTAATTCACTGTCCTGGAGCAGCATCCACTTACAAACATTCACTTGTATGTCCCGAGCTGTTCAGATCCACACCACAAACTGTAATGGTTAAAGGGGGCTTCTATTCCACACTGATGTGCTTTTGATTAAAAACATTCCAATCTCCTAGTCTTTCCCAATCAGTGTGTGTCCAAGCGTTTTTACATCAGGGATATGTGGCTGCCTAGAACTCCCCAATGGATCTGTGTGCAAGGATTATAAAACCAGACAAGGGCAGCTGTGTAAAACAAACTGTAACAAAACTGTGTTCATCCAATCCAACACCTGGCTCAGTGTCGTCGGAAAGGATGGACatggggaggcaggagggcgacaggaggaaaaggaacCCTCCTCGGCTAAAACACCTCAGCTGAGGAGTGACAGCCGTTTGTTTAAGGCTCCAGGggtaaaatgaaattattatgGACAGGTACTTGGCATTGTCCCCCGTCCCTCAGTCCCCTGTGCACCTCTGGCCTTTTACCCAGCAGGTCTCTGCCTGGAGCACGGATGGAGCACGGATTTCTGGAGATACACGGGCTCGCAGATAATGCTCACCCATCACAAACACCTCACTCTCCCCAAAGTCCGTTTCCTACCAACAGCCCCTGATACATCGCCGAGGCCCTTCCCGCTCTCCGGCCATCAATGAACTTCTTGGGTCCAGCATCACCtcgggcagctgcagcagaaagCAAATTCCAATTAAAAGCCCCAGAGCCTGATCTCTTGTCCGTCCCTGTGCTCCCCCGACCGCTTGTTGCTTCCTCAAACACTCCCTggtgctttttaattttttattttatttttttttttacctgcacTTCCCTGCTCCGGCTGCCCACGAAGATCCGTGCCACCGACACTTGGGCGCCCAATAAACTCCACtgcctggaggaggagaaacaGAGGGGGCAGACACCGAGCAGATGCCCGCACACTCAAATCCCCGCCGTTCGCCCCGCATTCCCAGGCGTCCCTTCCTTCTCCCACCGCGGCTGTGAAACCGAGGGGGGAACAGGAGGGGAAACGAGGGGATAAAGGGGGCGGCGGGTTCCTTCGTGCCCCCACCGGAGCCGCTCCGTGATCGCTGACACGGCCCCGCGAGTGCCCGCGCTCCCCCCGCCGCGGCCCCGGCaccgcccgccgccgcctccccgcgCCCGCCCCCGTCTCCTCCGCCCTGCGCGCCCCGGCCgccgctcctgctcctcctcctctccttcctcctcctcgccgccgccgctgccgctgccgcccgGGCCCCGCGGCTCCGTCCCCGCTGCCCGCGGGCCGCCGCCCGCATGTCGTgtgcgcccgccccgccgcgccgccgccggccccgccgccccgccgcgccgcatGCAGGTGAGAGCGGGCgggagcggccccgccgccaTGTCGGGCCCCGCCGGCagcggcgcggccgggccgcggGTGCGGGGGGTGCGGGCGCAGCCCCCGCCGCGGGGAGATGGCGATCGGCACCGCCGAGCAGCCCCGGAGGCCGCGGCCGCGCTGCGGCCGGAGCCGGAGCTGCCCGAGGGGATGCCGCGCTCGCCTCGGAGCCGCGGGGGGCGGCCGTGGGGAGAGCCGTGCTCGTGGGGCCGATTCCGGGCGCGGGGGGACGGATCCCGGCCGTGGGATGAGCCGTGGCCCTGGGGCAAATCGCGGTCGTGGGGTGAAGGCGGGCCCCGGTGTGAACCCTGGCCGTGAGGTGAGCCCCAGCGGTGGGGCAGATCCCTGTCCTGGGGTAAACCCCGGGCACTGGGTGAGCCCCAGCTGTGGGGTAAATTCCGGCCATGGGGTGAGCCCCAGCTGTGGGATAAGCCCCGGCCTTGGGGTGAGCCCCTGCTGTGGGGTGAATCCCAGCCTGGAGGTGAACCTCAGCCCCGGGGCTGACCCCAGCCGTGAGGGGACCGGGGCTGGAGGGTGGTGCGTGGCCGTGGGGCGAATCCCGGCTTCTCGTGATGGCATCTCGGCCTGGCACTGTGGGTGACCCCCAGCGTGTTTGGGGTGACGGTGCCTTTGGGTGAGGGTACTTTAGGGTTTAGGGTGTTTTGGGGAGATGCTGGTCTCGCCACCTTTTCCCCGTGGTCCGCAGCAGTTCcgtgggaggaggagggtgaCAGGAGTGCAATAAAACCTGGGCTGCCAGCCCAGGCGTGCTGCTCGCAAATGAAAGCAAGCACTTGAGCACTGAGTTTGGTTCCAGTGTGGGGCTCGCTTGTTAAGCTCCTGTTCAGTGTGGTGGTGGAGGGCTCTGTTGCTCCCAGCCACGCCACATTTTATCTGACCTTCTGGAAATCTTTAGACCAATGGCTTTTATCGGGCCCTTTTGGAAACTTTGAATAGGCTGAGTATTTATTTTGGGGAGGTACAACTTCTCCTGAGTTACCGTGCTGATAAAGATTTTACATGGCCTTGGTTAAGCAGGGAATTTTTTACAATTAAAATGTGATGCTCCCCCACAAAACTCAGAGCTAACCCAGAGGGGCAAACACCCACCCAGGAGTTGTTCATGGTGTGTAGATATGGCTGATAATGAAAATGATGGCAACgtgcttatttttaaaaagaaaaagaatagcACATTATTCCTCACAACCCAGGGAATTCCTAGAATCATTGTATCGTCCTGTATCCCGGTTTGGAGGGCCACAGAGCTCTGGTGATGGGGTCggctcacccaagcacagcttGTGTTGGAGCTCCAGCCCAGACACCAGATCTCCTCCCGAGGAGGCTGGAGGTGACTCCAAAAGCTCCGGTGCAGTGTGCCTGTAGGGTTTCACAGAGCAGTGGAAATTctgcagtgctctgctctctgctaaACAAACCCTGCTAAACACTTTCAGTTTTGTTCCCTTCTTACTATTAAAAGCGGGGGCTGCTCTGAGTGAGAAATGGAAGGCTGCTCCAGGTGTATTTACCATCCTCCTCCCATCCAGAACCTGTGGGAGCCCCATCACATTTGCAGTGGGAATTCTCTTGTTGGCTCTTCTCTTTCCATGGGATAAAACTTCCATTCCATGGGAGCATTTTGTTGTTTCCCATTAACAACAGTGGTTGTGACCAAGTTTAGCTTTCACACCAGTCCTGGGAGAGCAAAAGCCAGAAAGTGATCCCAAAGTATGTGTGTGGACTCTATTAGGAGAATGAAAAAGCACCAGtggagaaaaattaattaatttccacACTGGGTAAGCCTCTACTTAATTTAAATCTAAACCACTAAGAATTAAAACGTAGAGTTAGGTAGATCACAGCAGCCACTGGCCTTTTTGTTTGAGCCAGTGTGCACAAATGGAGGGATGTGTTTCTTCTTATTAAAACCCTCCCCAAGGGTTTAGGTGGTAAAATTAGCCATCAGTAACTTGCATAATTTCCAGGCAAACTTTCTTGaatcacccccaaaaattctgcttttatcAGCTCTAATCTGCTGGACACTTTTGGGTTACTTGGGCTTAAAAGGGGAGATAAATCCAAATAAGTGCTTACTTTTTACTTGCTTACTATTTAGTGGGAAGAGGTTTGGGGAGTGCCAAAAGGGCACTCGAGGCACGGGATTGTAACCTGATTTGCAGACTACTGAGAAAGCAAAAGTAAAAGTGGAGCCTAGTTTTTTGGGAGCATAAGATGGCATTTgtgaaaactttaaaaaataagttaaaataTGTCTTAGGCATATTTAGATTCAGGAGGATTTGCTGTGGATTTAGTGCTTTAGAGCATTAAATGCTAAGCCtcttgtaatatttttttttgtccagatTCTGTGGTTCTCTTGGTGGCAGGCTGTAATCAGGGCTTGGGTGCTCGCTACAGTGACAGTGTGGTGTAACCTCACCTTCTGATTAATTCTTTGGGTTTCCAGTgatttgtgtgtgcagcttCTCCATCTCACCTGTaatgatttaaaaacaaaaaacaacaaaaaaggagGTTTATTTATCAAGATCCCTACGTGGTGACAATGTTTCTGGAATTCTGCTGCTCTCCTTCCCTGTCTCTTGTGCACCTCGGGGCTGTCATCAAACTTCCCACCACAAGACCACCCCAAAAAGTTCAAATTAAAGTAAACTGAAGTGTCTGGCCGGAAAGGGCAAAAAGAACTTGACATGCCCAGGATTTTCTGGTCCCATTTGTGCCTTCAGATCTCGGGGCTGGCTGCAGAGAGCGCCGTGGAAGGCCTTTAGCTGAACTTGCTGACTGGCATTGCTGGCAGCTCAGTAAATTCACAAAAGGGCTACGTGACACCCACCTCCAATGGCAAGGTGCTGAGCCTCACTGGGGGGCTGCTGTGTGCGACAAAATTCCTCTCTCCGGGTTGAAAacgagaaaaaaaattaattcacacTCTGcccaaaacaacaaccaaacTGAAGTTACTCTGAGTAAAAGGGAGcactggaagaaaatcttcctAGAATCCTGTTTAGGAGAGCAATGTTCTAAATTAAACTTTTCCCTTCAGCAGGAGTTTGGTTTTGGGTTCCCCCCACTTGCAGCTGGAGGGTTGGGAAATTTCAGACATGAAGAGGCAAATCCTTCAGAACACCCTGCCACCATCCCTGGTGATTTGAACCTGGATTATTCCTTACACCCTAAACAAAGCATAGAGGGGAACCTCTTGTGcccccagccaggagcagcaggaatttttATGGAGGCAGCTCTTGTCCCATGGGCCTTTCCCCTTGCCAGGCTCTGCACCCACCTGTACTCTGCAGAGGCTGTGTGGGGAACAGGAATGCAAAGCAAAGCTCCTTCATCCTGGCCCTTCCACAATCAGCTCTCCAGGCCAACAGCTCCCCACACTGCTGCTTCCAATGGCCTGGAAGGGGAGGCCCAATTAAACATTTTACATGATTTTTTAAAGGCAGAAAAAGTTCCTGGGCTGAGGCAGCTCGtcaggctgcaggagagggaggAATGTTTAGCCTTGTGTTGCTGCAGAGGCAGCCTTCTCCTTGCTCTGGTGtcaaacacatttttttaagTTCATCAGATTCCAGGAGTACAAAAGAAAGTACAAAACCCGTAAGCTTTTGGTCAAGCTGTTAATAATAATCAGGATTTGTGGCTGGTGTTCAAGTTTGCTGTTTACCCTTTAGGGCAGCTGAATGAATTGCTTGGGTGGTTTTCCCCTCGCTTTTCAGGAATGCTTCCATCTGAGTGAACATCTTTGTGCCTTCTAATCACAAATtagttttgctttctttttttttttttttcttcctaagaAATCAATCAAAAGCCCTTTCAAAAGGCTCTGGGTTTAAGGACCATCTAAAGAGAGGGCTGAAGCCTTCCTTCTGCAGATTTGTAGCTCTTTTTTCTCCATAGGATGCTTCCAGGAAAACTGAGAAAGGGGGAAAGCAGGGAGCATACTTTGTGTGCTTTGCTGGATATCCCCATCCTGTGTGAGATCACAAGGGGGGGCGTATGAGACCAAAAAAAAGTTCTTTATCCTGAGTCAGCCTCGATATGTGGAGAATATCCTTTGCTCTTCCTGCTTCCCCTATA contains:
- the MRPL1 gene encoding large ribosomal subunit protein uL1m, with the translated sequence MAAPSACCLWRALAPRCGWVLPGLQQRFAVPAAVSPATARPYAAAAKAAKKDAKRSRQEKAKEAAKEKPLPRRRPLMSKPVDDVYLTWLYRRPSYGLEQAVGMLKRFQELDFTHPKQFVYINVFLDMALQKKKKVDPFSSGVALPHRFTDEVNKVLVFTENEQEAEVAREHGAAIVGGVELVKWILEDEIQADFYVAVPAIIPKLIPLRNKLKKKYPSTKRNSLGSDIPRMVQFFRECHEYSVEDESVIKTRIARLDMPTEHIIANLKTIIQDICTFKPSNFDPIVQRLVIRSSTSEGLLLNLDGILPQVEKAEEKEEEDAADEDQQKPVQESVST